The following coding sequences lie in one Arachis ipaensis cultivar K30076 chromosome B05, Araip1.1, whole genome shotgun sequence genomic window:
- the LOC107642825 gene encoding BTB/POZ domain-containing protein At3g50780 → MSDVRLGKVVEQQGQGQTRIKNVPIAVTPEGFWCCPSPVVFQKGLKVQTPLNNKPKPSSPPLLSKNTAHKIPASVTERRAVPAAPPPSRLVVASDVQKCSDDPERPPAAASVATTERPQRNKVETLPKKVAIEFGEAGSCDMKVVLLGKQGFCVKLSVHRDVLREKSSFFAEKFSELGGISSCLQIEDCEDVEIYVETVGLMYCKEMKQRLMKQNVSRILRILKVAESLGFSSCIQSCLDHLEAVPWVGEEEEEKVVSTVLRLKGEGIGVNPVLKRVSPEISNAQKDTLSHILELVLKSNEERGRREMKSIVLKLLRENNSLPGSTGSADICNDMIYRSCRSCLDSLLSLFKQAAEADVPDTPSISRESILKQIALEADNLSWLLEILVDKQAADEFALMWANQEELATLHGKLPIVARYHISCISGRLYVGIGRGELLPSKNTRLSLLQTWLQPLINDYNWLQHGCRSFDRKLVEEGIGRTILTLPLEDQQSILLSWVGSFLKTGDGCPNLQRAFEVWWRRTFVRPYMDGQGNDAMQDS, encoded by the exons ATGAGTGATGTTAGGCTTGGCAAGGTGGTGGAGCAGCAAGGTCAAGGTCAAACAAGGATTAAGAATGTTCCAATTGCTGTCACCCCAGAAGGGTTTTGGTGCTGCCCTTCCCCTGTTGTGTTCCAGAAAGGTCTCAAGGTTCAAACTCCTCTCAACAACAAACCAAAACCCTCTTCACCACCACTACTTTCAAAGAACACTGCTCACAAGATACCAGCTTCAGTTACAGAGAGGAGAGCAGTGCCTGCTGCACCACCACCATCAAGATTGGTGGTCGCTTCAGATGTTCAAAAATGCAGTGATGACCCCGAAAGGCCTCCAGCTGCAGCATCTGTGGCTACTACAGAGAGACCTCAAAGGAACAAGGTTGAGACTTTGCCCAAGAAGGTTGCTATTGAGTTTGGTGAAGCTGGATCCTGTGATATGAAGGTGGTTTTGTTGGGGAAGCAAGGGTTTTGTGTCAAGTTGAGTGTGCATAGGGATGTATTGAGGGAGAAGAGTAGTTTCTTTGCTGAGAAATTCTCTGAGTTAGGTGGAATTTCATCATGTCTCCAAATTGAAGATTGTGAAGATGTTGAAATATATGTTGAAACTGTTGGCCTTATGTACTGCAAAGAAATGAAGCAGAGGCTTATGAAGCAGAATGTTTCTCGCATTCTTCGAATACTCAAG GTTGCAGAATCGCTTGGCTTCAGTTCGTGTATCCAGTCATGTTTAGATCACTTGGAGGCAGTCCCTtgggttggagaagaagaagaagaaaaggtggTGTCAACCGTACTGCGACTCAAAGGAGAAGGAATCGGGGTCAACCCTGTGCTAAAACGTGTTTCTCCTGAAATTTCTAATGCACAGAAGGATACTCTATCCCACATACTTGAACTTGTTCTCAAAAGCAATGAGGAGAGAGGTCGCCGAGAGATGAAATCCATAGTTCTAAAGCTCCTTAGGGAGAATAACAGTCTTCCAGGCTCCACTGGTTCAGCTGACATATGCAATGATATGATTTATAGATCATGCAGAAGCTGCTTGGATTCATTATTGTCACTGTTCAAGCAGGCTGCAGAAGCAGACGTTCCGGACACACCTAGCATTAGCAGAGAATCCATACTAAAACAAATAGCCCTTGAAGCCGATAACCTTTCATGGCTGCTTGAGATTTTAGTTGACAAACAAGCTGCTGATGAGTTTGCGCTGATGTGGGCGAATCAGGAGGAACTGGCTACCCTACATGGAAAACTCCCCATCGTAGCACGCTATCACATCAGCTGCATTTCGGGAAGACTGTATGTCGGCATTGGAAGAGGGGAGTTGTTGCCATCAAAGAACACACGCTTGTCACTGTTGCAGACATGGTTGCAGCCTCTGATCAATGACTACAACTGGTTACAGCACGGATGCAGGTCGTTTGACAGGAAACTTGTGGAGGAAGGAATCGGGAGGACTATACTAACCTTGCCACTGGAGGATCAGCAGAGTATTCTGCTTTCTTGGGTCGGGAGTTTCTTGAAAACGGGAGATGGATGTCCCAACCTTCAGAGAGCTTTTGAGGTGTGGTGGCGAAGAACCTTTGTTAGACCTTACATGGACGGCCAAGGGAATGATGCAATGCAAGATAGTTGA